A window of Mucilaginibacter paludis DSM 18603 contains these coding sequences:
- the tkt gene encoding transketolase, with product MSTTTRSIEEQAINTIRVLSVDAVQKANSGHPGTAMALAPMAHVLWKEFLNYNPKNTHWANRDRFILSAGHACMLQYSILYLTGYDISLDDIKNFRQLNSKTPGHPEYGLTPGIDVTTGPLGAGFSNGVGFAIAQKYLAATYNKPGFDLFNYHIYSICSDGDMMEGVASEAASLAGHLELGNIIYLYDDNKISIEGSTDIAFNEDVNKRFEAYGWHVQSVDDVNDIHALQLAITNAKAEKQKPSLIRVRSLIAYGSPNKSGTAGSHGAPLGADEVKLVKEFFGFDPEKSFEVSEEVLKYYHEIGARGAGTEDKWNKLFAEYKAQFPELAAEYELAASGELPEGWLDALPTFKASDPKMATRQASGKVLNAIVGKIPGLIGGAADLSPSTETHLKAYDSFTSENRGGRNFHFGIREHAMGSAINGMALTPGIIPFGATFLIFSEYQRPPIRLAAIMKIRSIFVYTHDSIGLGEDGTTHQPVEQLISLRSIPNIVVLRPADANETAQAWKVALEHKGGPVVLIFTRQGLPILDQDKYGKATNVVKGAYVLSEAEGDAQLILIGTGSEVDLAMKAQAKLKEEGIAATVVSMPSWELFEKQDAAYKESVLPKAIKKRLAIEAGSALGWHKYVTDEGDTVTMHGFGESAPAEALNKVFGFTVENVVNKAKALL from the coding sequence ATGAGTACAACAACAAGAAGTATCGAAGAACAAGCTATTAATACCATCCGTGTATTATCAGTAGATGCTGTTCAAAAAGCAAACTCCGGTCACCCGGGTACAGCAATGGCACTGGCACCAATGGCACATGTTCTATGGAAAGAATTTTTAAATTATAACCCTAAAAACACGCATTGGGCTAATCGCGATAGGTTTATCCTATCAGCCGGGCACGCTTGTATGTTGCAATACAGTATCCTTTACCTTACAGGTTACGATATTAGTTTAGATGATATTAAGAATTTCCGCCAGTTAAACAGTAAAACACCTGGCCACCCTGAGTACGGTTTAACGCCCGGTATCGATGTAACAACAGGTCCGCTGGGCGCTGGTTTTTCAAATGGTGTTGGCTTTGCAATAGCTCAAAAATATTTGGCCGCCACTTATAACAAGCCTGGTTTTGATCTGTTTAACTATCACATCTACTCTATCTGCAGCGATGGTGATATGATGGAAGGTGTGGCATCCGAGGCGGCTTCATTAGCCGGTCACCTGGAATTAGGCAACATCATTTATTTATATGACGATAACAAAATTTCGATCGAAGGAAGTACCGATATTGCTTTCAACGAAGATGTGAATAAACGCTTTGAAGCATACGGCTGGCATGTACAATCGGTTGATGATGTTAACGATATCCATGCGTTGCAGTTAGCTATCACTAATGCCAAGGCCGAAAAACAAAAACCATCGTTAATCCGTGTTCGTTCGCTGATAGCTTACGGAAGTCCTAATAAATCTGGTACAGCCGGTTCTCACGGAGCACCGCTTGGCGCTGATGAGGTGAAATTGGTGAAAGAGTTTTTTGGATTTGATCCTGAAAAATCTTTCGAAGTGTCTGAAGAGGTATTGAAATATTACCATGAGATAGGGGCGCGTGGTGCAGGTACAGAAGACAAATGGAACAAATTATTTGCCGAGTACAAGGCTCAGTTCCCCGAACTTGCTGCCGAATATGAATTAGCAGCCAGCGGCGAATTGCCTGAGGGTTGGTTAGATGCTCTGCCAACATTCAAGGCATCTGATCCTAAAATGGCAACCCGCCAGGCATCAGGTAAAGTATTAAATGCCATTGTTGGTAAAATTCCGGGATTAATTGGTGGTGCGGCAGATCTATCTCCGTCAACCGAAACTCATTTAAAAGCTTACGATTCTTTCACATCCGAAAACCGCGGCGGCCGTAACTTCCACTTCGGTATCCGTGAACATGCTATGGGCTCAGCCATCAATGGTATGGCTTTAACACCTGGTATTATCCCTTTCGGTGCAACGTTTTTAATTTTCTCCGAATATCAACGTCCTCCTATCCGCTTAGCGGCTATCATGAAGATCCGTTCGATATTTGTGTACACACACGATAGTATTGGTTTGGGCGAAGATGGTACTACTCACCAACCGGTTGAGCAATTGATATCGTTACGTTCAATACCTAACATTGTTGTGCTTCGTCCGGCTGATGCCAACGAAACTGCACAAGCCTGGAAAGTAGCTTTAGAGCATAAAGGCGGACCAGTAGTATTGATATTTACCCGCCAGGGCCTGCCTATTTTGGATCAGGATAAATATGGTAAAGCAACCAATGTTGTTAAAGGAGCTTACGTACTTTCGGAAGCCGAAGGTGATGCACAGCTGATCTTGATCGGTACCGGATCGGAAGTAGACCTGGCTATGAAAGCTCAGGCCAAGTTAAAGGAAGAAGGTATTGCAGCAACCGTGGTAAGCATGCCATCGTGGGAGCTGTTTGAAAAGCAAGACGCTGCCTATAAAGAAAGCGTATTGCCTAAAGCCATTAAAAAACGTTTGGCAATAGAAGCAGGTTCGGCATTAGGCTGGCACAAGTACGTTACCGACGAGGGCGATACTGTAACTATGCACGGCTTTGGCGAATCTGCCCCTGCCGAAGCATTGAACAAGGTATTTGGCTTTACCGTTGAGAATGTAGTTAACAAGGCCAAAGCACTTTTATAG
- the tal gene encoding transaldolase, translating to MSENKVKQIHSFGQSIWLDFIDREIISSGKLKKLIDEDGVRGVTSNPAIFEKAITSSSDYDADIKALAADSKTNEELFFGLAVADIKKACDIFSDVYNEEVKGADGYVSLEVSPFLALKTDETIAQALELWKAVDRENVMIKIPGTQPGLAAIRKAISEGLNINVTLLFGLQRYEDVTEAYISGLEDRLAAGKPIDSIASVASFFLSRIDVIVDPLLDEKGLPELKGEVAIASAKKAYEIYKRVFNTERWKKLEAAGAKPQRLLWASTSSKNPAFKDTKYVEALIGKDTVDTVPLETIEAFRDHGVAGDTLELGLDNATEILEKLKSAGIDIDAITQQLEDEGIEKFNKPFEKLLQAIEDQKNKV from the coding sequence ATGTCAGAAAATAAAGTAAAACAGATCCATAGTTTCGGCCAGAGCATTTGGTTGGATTTTATTGACCGTGAGATCATCTCTTCAGGTAAATTAAAAAAACTGATTGACGAGGATGGTGTTAGAGGTGTAACATCAAACCCTGCCATTTTTGAAAAAGCCATTACCAGCAGCTCAGATTACGACGCTGATATTAAAGCCTTAGCGGCAGATAGTAAAACTAACGAGGAGTTATTTTTTGGTTTGGCTGTGGCCGATATCAAAAAAGCCTGCGATATATTCAGCGATGTTTACAACGAAGAAGTTAAAGGTGCCGATGGCTACGTAAGCCTTGAAGTATCTCCGTTTTTGGCTTTAAAAACAGACGAAACCATTGCCCAGGCTTTAGAGCTTTGGAAAGCCGTTGATCGCGAAAACGTAATGATCAAAATTCCGGGTACACAACCTGGACTGGCTGCTATCCGTAAAGCCATCAGCGAAGGATTAAACATCAATGTTACCTTATTATTCGGCTTACAGCGTTACGAAGATGTAACCGAAGCTTACATATCAGGATTAGAAGACCGGTTAGCCGCTGGCAAACCAATTGATAGCATAGCATCTGTAGCGAGCTTCTTTTTAAGCCGCATTGATGTGATAGTTGATCCCTTGTTGGATGAAAAAGGTCTGCCCGAATTGAAAGGCGAAGTTGCCATAGCCTCGGCAAAAAAGGCTTACGAAATTTACAAAAGGGTATTCAATACCGAAAGATGGAAAAAATTAGAAGCCGCAGGTGCTAAACCACAACGTTTGTTATGGGCAAGTACAAGCAGTAAAAACCCTGCTTTTAAAGATACCAAATATGTTGAAGCCTTAATTGGCAAGGATACTGTTGATACTGTTCCGTTAGAAACCATCGAAGCTTTCCGCGATCATGGCGTAGCAGGCGATACTTTGGAGCTTGGCCTGGATAACGCCACCGAAATATTAGAAAAACTAAAATCGGCAGGCATTGATATCGATGCTATCACCCAGCAATTGGAGGACGAAGGCATCGAAAAATTCAACAAGCCTTTTGAGAAATTACTGCAAGCTATTGAGGATCAAAAAAATAAAGTATAA
- the rpiA gene encoding ribose 5-phosphate isomerase A, translating to MDWESSLIKNLQWSADIINISGKQKVAAQIAEKVTDGDTLGIGSGSTVYLALIAIAERIKTEKLNVKGIPTSIEISMFCAKLGIPLTTLFENKPDWLFDGADEVDTNKSLIKGRGGAAFKEKLLISSCPKNYIIVDESKLVTRLGTNFPIPIEVFPQALLYVEQQLKKLGANSIVVRPAKGKDGPIISENDNLILDCRFDEVGSSLEKDIKAITGVIESGLFIGYPLEILVAGNN from the coding sequence ATGGATTGGGAAAGTAGTTTAATTAAAAACCTCCAATGGTCTGCCGATATTATCAACATCAGCGGAAAGCAAAAGGTAGCCGCGCAAATTGCCGAAAAAGTGACGGATGGTGATACCCTCGGGATAGGATCCGGATCTACCGTGTATCTCGCCCTGATTGCTATAGCCGAACGTATCAAAACCGAAAAGCTTAATGTAAAAGGTATCCCTACCTCGATAGAGATCAGTATGTTTTGCGCTAAACTCGGCATCCCTTTAACCACCCTATTTGAAAACAAACCTGATTGGTTGTTTGATGGAGCCGATGAGGTTGATACCAATAAAAGTTTAATTAAAGGCAGGGGCGGGGCAGCATTTAAAGAAAAACTACTCATCAGCTCGTGCCCTAAAAATTACATCATTGTTGATGAGTCCAAATTGGTAACCAGGCTGGGCACCAATTTTCCAATACCTATTGAGGTGTTCCCGCAAGCGCTATTATATGTAGAGCAACAACTTAAAAAGCTGGGAGCCAATAGCATTGTGGTAAGGCCGGCAAAAGGGAAGGACGGGCCGATAATTTCTGAAAACGATAATTTAATATTGGATTGCCGGTTTGATGAGGTTGGCAGCAGCCTTGAGAAAGATATTAAGGCAATTACCGGTGTTATTGAAAGCGGCTTGTTTATAGGCTACCCTTTAGAAATTTTGGTTGCCGGTAATAATTAA
- a CDS encoding SRPBCC family protein: MPTIKIETQIKAPAYRCFDLSRDVDLHLASTRQTGETAIAGKTSGLIELNETVTWRARHFGVWQNLTSKITVMERPLFFVDEMVDGAFKSFRHEHHFFEAGVFTNMTDVFIFESPFGILGKIANALFLKQYMANLLIKRNAIIKQFAENGELQNKDHA, from the coding sequence ATGCCCACCATTAAAATAGAAACCCAGATTAAAGCTCCAGCATACAGGTGCTTTGATTTGTCGAGAGATGTCGATCTACACCTGGCGTCAACGCGGCAAACGGGCGAAACCGCTATTGCAGGTAAAACATCCGGCTTAATTGAATTAAACGAAACTGTAACCTGGCGGGCAAGGCATTTCGGTGTATGGCAAAACCTCACTTCAAAAATTACAGTAATGGAACGACCTCTTTTTTTTGTTGATGAAATGGTTGATGGCGCTTTTAAATCGTTCAGGCACGAACATCATTTTTTTGAAGCAGGGGTTTTTACCAACATGACTGATGTTTTTATATTTGAGTCGCCGTTCGGTATCTTAGGGAAAATAGCCAATGCCCTATTTTTAAAGCAATATATGGCTAATTTGCTTATCAAAAGAAACGCCATTATCAAACAATTTGCCGAGAATGGTGAGCTGCAAAACAAAGATCACGCTTAA
- a CDS encoding HAD family hydrolase, which translates to MEKSEVKVLFFDVGGILLSNGWGHESRKVAAEKFGLDYEEVNTLHNFIFNVYEIGSITLDDYLDTVIFTQPRDFTRVDFKKFIYEQSVELPDMLAWLKSWKKDCGFRIISINNEGKELNDYRVEKFKLHECFDAFISSCEVKMRKPDPGIFKLAMGIAQVSEKQCVYFDDRIMFVTTAQKLGIQAYQHTSFEKTKEILEGLKAKSQL; encoded by the coding sequence TTGGAAAAATCGGAAGTAAAAGTTCTGTTCTTTGACGTTGGTGGCATTTTGCTCAGCAACGGCTGGGGCCACGAGTCGCGTAAGGTAGCCGCCGAAAAATTCGGCCTGGATTACGAAGAAGTTAATACGCTGCACAATTTTATATTCAACGTTTACGAAATTGGCAGTATCACCCTGGATGATTACCTGGATACGGTGATATTTACCCAACCCAGGGATTTTACAAGGGTAGACTTTAAAAAGTTTATTTATGAGCAGTCGGTAGAGTTACCGGATATGCTTGCCTGGCTAAAAAGCTGGAAGAAGGATTGCGGCTTCCGTATCATCTCTATCAATAACGAGGGTAAGGAATTGAACGATTACCGTGTTGAGAAATTTAAGCTGCACGAATGTTTTGACGCTTTTATATCATCATGTGAAGTGAAGATGCGTAAGCCTGATCCTGGCATTTTTAAGTTAGCTATGGGTATTGCGCAGGTATCAGAGAAGCAATGCGTGTATTTTGACGACCGGATCATGTTCGTTACCACGGCTCAAAAATTAGGCATTCAAGCTTATCAGCACACCAGTTTTGAAAAAACTAAAGAGATACTTGAAGGTTTAAAGGCGAAGAGCCAGCTGTAA
- a CDS encoding ROK family protein, with protein MKQTSSEDKILSIDIGGSHVKATILDNEGALLMDYEKIVTPPSPKPKQLIEVIQQLIKAFPVYDKVSVGFPGYVKNGVIFTAPNLGTDAWKGFDLAENLEQALGKPTKVVNDADMQGLGVVQGVGFEMVVTLGTGFGTAFLSDGYLLPHLEIAHHPITKSKTYDDYIGEKALEKEGEEKWNDRLKYIIGILKTVFNYDTLYIGGGNSRKIKFKLDDNIKIISNRDGIKGGARLWKQDKRENLITALKQNQ; from the coding sequence ATGAAACAAACATCTTCGGAAGATAAAATACTGTCCATCGATATTGGCGGTTCGCATGTTAAGGCAACAATTCTGGATAACGAAGGAGCTTTGCTAATGGATTACGAAAAGATAGTCACTCCGCCATCGCCCAAGCCAAAACAACTGATAGAGGTTATACAGCAGCTTATAAAGGCATTTCCTGTTTATGATAAGGTTTCGGTAGGCTTTCCGGGTTATGTAAAAAACGGTGTGATATTTACCGCACCTAATTTAGGTACCGATGCCTGGAAAGGTTTTGATCTGGCTGAAAATCTTGAACAGGCCTTAGGCAAACCTACAAAGGTTGTTAATGACGCCGATATGCAAGGCTTAGGTGTAGTACAAGGTGTAGGTTTTGAAATGGTGGTAACCCTGGGCACAGGGTTCGGTACAGCCTTTTTATCCGATGGCTATTTGCTTCCCCACCTGGAAATAGCCCATCACCCTATCACCAAAAGCAAAACTTACGATGACTACATAGGCGAGAAGGCTTTGGAGAAAGAAGGCGAAGAGAAATGGAACGACCGGTTAAAATATATTATCGGCATTTTAAAAACTGTTTTCAATTACGACACCTTATATATAGGTGGGGGCAACTCGCGTAAAATCAAATTCAAGCTTGATGATAACATTAAAATAATTTCAAACCGGGACGGTATCAAAGGTGGCGCCCGGCTTTGGAAACAAGATAAAAGAGAAAATCTGATCACTGCATTAAAACAGAATCAATAA